One genomic region from Streptomyces sp. NBC_00457 encodes:
- a CDS encoding alpha/beta fold hydrolase — protein sequence MTTSSIRERELRVAGIRTVLRESGPADDREAVVFLHGSPGSSADWIGLLDSIGGKCRAVAWDAPGFGRAAKPSDFPHAVEGHAAFIGTALDTLGIDHAHLVVHDFGGPWGLTWAAAHPERFASAVLIDTGVLFGYRWHALARIWRTPVLGELFMATATRPTFRALLRRGNPRGLPREFMDRMYDDFDRRTRRAVLRLYRATDAAAATGPLSAVLRPLRRPALVIWGAHDPYLPVAQAEIQRRTFPDAELVILDESGHWPFMDAPEAVAAAVTKFVQHAAGH from the coding sequence ATGACGACCTCGTCCATTCGCGAACGTGAGCTCCGCGTCGCCGGCATCCGCACCGTCTTGCGCGAGTCCGGCCCGGCCGACGATCGCGAGGCCGTCGTCTTCCTCCACGGCAGCCCCGGCTCCAGCGCCGACTGGATAGGACTCCTCGACAGCATCGGCGGCAAGTGCCGCGCAGTGGCATGGGACGCCCCCGGCTTCGGTCGAGCCGCCAAGCCGAGCGACTTCCCGCACGCTGTCGAGGGGCACGCCGCCTTCATTGGCACGGCCCTCGACACCCTCGGCATTGACCACGCCCATCTCGTCGTCCACGACTTCGGCGGCCCCTGGGGCCTCACGTGGGCCGCCGCCCACCCCGAGCGCTTCGCCAGCGCCGTGCTGATCGATACGGGTGTGCTCTTCGGCTACCGCTGGCACGCCCTGGCCCGGATCTGGCGCACACCGGTGTTGGGGGAGCTCTTCATGGCTACCGCCACCAGGCCCACATTCCGTGCCCTTTTGCGCCGCGGCAATCCGCGAGGCCTTCCGCGGGAGTTCATGGACCGCATGTACGACGACTTTGACCGCCGCACGCGCCGCGCCGTACTGCGCCTCTACCGGGCGACCGATGCCGCGGCAGCCACAGGGCCGCTCTCCGCCGTGCTGCGGCCGTTGCGCCGCCCCGCACTCGTGATCTGGGGTGCCCACGACCCGTACCTGCCCGTCGCGCAGGCCGAGATCCAGCGACGTACCTTCCCGGACGCCGAACTGGTGATCCTCGATGAGAGCGGGCACTGGCCCTTCATGGACGCACCAGAGGCCGTCGCCGCCGCGGTGACGAAGTTCGTCCAGCATGCGG
- a CDS encoding SDR family NAD(P)-dependent oxidoreductase: MGIEGKTVLVTGANRGIGKALVAEALARGAARVYAGTRQPLADADARVTPLTLDITDAAQIQAAAGQVESLDILINNAGIMLPDIPFDPAILERHMAVNFHGTNAVTQAFQPALVRSGGAIITMNSAAALSPLPPFPSYSISKSALFSLTRTMRAFLAGQGVSVHAVLAGPIDTDMTRQLPIPKSSPESAAQAIFDAVDKGEEDIFPDATMAPMTDMWRNGPDKILERQFAELAQGAPPA; encoded by the coding sequence ATGGGCATCGAAGGCAAGACTGTGTTGGTGACAGGGGCCAATCGCGGCATCGGAAAGGCGCTGGTCGCCGAGGCCCTCGCTCGGGGGGCGGCACGGGTCTACGCCGGCACGCGCCAGCCCTTGGCCGACGCCGACGCGCGGGTGACGCCCCTGACGCTGGACATCACCGACGCCGCACAGATCCAGGCGGCCGCCGGACAGGTCGAGTCGCTCGACATCCTCATCAACAACGCCGGCATCATGCTTCCCGACATCCCGTTCGACCCCGCCATTCTCGAACGCCATATGGCGGTCAACTTTCACGGCACCAACGCCGTGACCCAGGCGTTCCAGCCCGCCCTGGTCCGTTCCGGCGGCGCCATCATCACCATGAACTCGGCGGCCGCGCTCTCACCCCTGCCGCCTTTCCCGTCCTACTCGATCTCGAAGTCGGCCCTGTTCTCCCTGACGAGGACGATGCGCGCGTTCCTGGCCGGGCAGGGCGTCAGTGTCCACGCGGTCCTGGCCGGCCCCATCGACACTGACATGACGCGCCAACTCCCCATCCCCAAGTCGTCCCCCGAATCTGCCGCCCAGGCCATCTTCGACGCGGTGGACAAGGGGGAGGAGGACATCTTCCCCGACGCCACGATGGCGCCCATGACCGACATGTGGCGCAACGGCCCGGACAAGATCCTTGAGCGCCAGTTCGCCGAACTCGCGCAGGGAGCGCCCCCGGCGTGA
- a CDS encoding outer membrane protein assembly factor BamB family protein, translated as MFGQNPNNTASVPVDQHSQITTTNAGTLAKKWTFTTGGDVSARAAVTRGSVYFPDWSGHLYAVKANSGRLIWSRDILTDYLPGVFPNPPAKVVSRTTPYVDPSTNTMYIGTQQGAWLLAIDITTGALRWKTQLDTHPYAIDTASPIVYQGVLYVGVSSTEETAADNPSYPCCSFRGSVVALNASTGALKWKTSTVPTGYTGGAVWSSTVVPDPARGVVYTTTGNNYSTPTAPAYTSCISSGGTQESCLSPDDHFDSIVALHMTDGSVAWSQRLSNGDDWNLACLSGPPGPNCPQPTGSDYDFGSGVNLFTIQTASGPKTVLGAGQKSGLYAAFDPDRNGAVLWATQVGPGGPLGGIQWGSATDGNRIYVAISNYQGQTYTLQPSGQTTSHGSWSALDPATGRILWQTPDPGGASDQGPLAVTNGVVFAPSMAGAGNNMFALNAATGTILWSFASGGSVLAGAAIANGTVFWGSGYSNIPGFTGNNKFYAFKTCAARRC; from the coding sequence ATGTTCGGCCAAAATCCCAACAACACGGCGAGCGTCCCGGTCGATCAGCACAGCCAGATCACGACGACCAACGCAGGCACCCTCGCAAAGAAGTGGACGTTCACGACCGGCGGCGATGTGTCGGCGCGTGCCGCCGTGACCCGTGGCTCCGTGTACTTCCCCGACTGGTCCGGGCACCTGTACGCGGTCAAGGCCAACAGCGGCCGGCTCATCTGGTCCCGGGACATCCTGACGGACTATCTGCCGGGCGTTTTCCCCAATCCGCCCGCCAAGGTGGTCTCCCGCACCACGCCCTACGTCGACCCGAGCACCAACACGATGTACATCGGCACCCAGCAAGGCGCCTGGCTCCTCGCCATCGACATCACCACCGGTGCCCTCCGTTGGAAGACCCAACTCGACACCCATCCATACGCGATCGACACCGCATCACCGATCGTCTACCAGGGCGTGCTCTACGTCGGGGTCTCCTCGACCGAAGAGACCGCGGCCGACAACCCCAGCTACCCCTGCTGCAGCTTCCGCGGCAGCGTGGTCGCGCTGAACGCGAGCACGGGAGCCCTGAAGTGGAAGACCTCCACGGTACCGACCGGATACACCGGTGGCGCCGTCTGGAGCAGCACCGTCGTCCCGGACCCGGCCAGGGGTGTCGTGTACACCACCACCGGCAACAACTACAGCACGCCGACTGCGCCTGCCTACACGTCCTGCATCAGCAGCGGCGGCACTCAGGAATCGTGCCTGTCCCCGGACGACCATTTCGACTCAATCGTCGCCTTGCATATGACGGACGGGTCGGTCGCGTGGTCACAACGCCTGTCCAACGGTGACGACTGGAATCTGGCGTGCCTGTCCGGGCCCCCCGGACCGAACTGCCCTCAGCCGACAGGCTCCGACTACGACTTCGGCAGCGGCGTCAACCTCTTCACCATCCAAACGGCCAGCGGCCCCAAGACTGTCCTCGGCGCTGGCCAAAAGAGCGGCCTCTATGCCGCCTTCGACCCCGACCGCAACGGTGCGGTCCTGTGGGCCACCCAGGTTGGGCCAGGCGGGCCACTCGGCGGGATCCAGTGGGGTTCCGCTACGGACGGCAACCGGATCTACGTAGCCATATCCAACTACCAGGGCCAGACCTACACCCTCCAGCCATCGGGTCAGACAACCAGTCACGGCTCATGGAGCGCACTGGACCCGGCGACCGGGAGAATCCTCTGGCAGACCCCGGACCCGGGCGGAGCCTCGGATCAGGGGCCGCTGGCCGTGACTAACGGCGTCGTGTTCGCCCCCTCGATGGCCGGTGCCGGCAACAACATGTTCGCGCTCAACGCCGCCACCGGCACCATCCTCTGGAGCTTCGCCTCCGGCGGATCTGTGCTCGCGGGAGCCGCGATCGCCAACGGCACCGTCTTCTGGGGTTCCGGCTACAGCAACATCCCCGGATTCACCGGCAACAACAAGTTCTACGCATTTAAGACGTGTGCCGCGCGGCGGTGTTGA
- a CDS encoding TetR/AcrR family transcriptional regulator, producing the protein MATRGRPRTFDPDTALHQALELFWERGYEGTSLNDLAQAMGIASASIYACFGSKEDLFRQVMALYGTTSGERPRRALREQPTARAAFHAMLRAAADEITRPDAPPGCMLILAAPTGAVENHAVREFLADLRRDMLSTNKDRLARGVTDGDLAVPPASLDAIARYYTTVVQGLSVQARDGATRAELETVITCAMAAWDTLTSAPSHPAS; encoded by the coding sequence ATGGCCACTCGCGGCAGGCCGCGCACATTCGACCCGGACACCGCCCTGCACCAGGCGCTGGAGCTGTTCTGGGAACGGGGCTACGAGGGCACCTCGCTCAACGACCTGGCCCAGGCCATGGGAATCGCCTCGGCCAGCATCTACGCGTGCTTCGGAAGCAAGGAGGACCTGTTCCGGCAGGTCATGGCGCTCTACGGCACGACCTCAGGTGAGCGGCCCAGGCGCGCGCTGCGCGAACAGCCGACCGCGCGCGCCGCGTTCCACGCCATGCTGCGCGCCGCCGCCGATGAGATCACCCGTCCGGACGCGCCGCCCGGCTGCATGCTCATCCTGGCCGCGCCCACCGGCGCCGTTGAGAACCACGCGGTCCGGGAGTTCCTGGCCGACCTCCGGCGCGACATGCTCAGCACCAACAAAGACCGGCTCGCCCGCGGCGTCACCGACGGCGACCTCGCCGTGCCGCCCGCCAGCCTCGACGCCATCGCCCGCTACTACACCACCGTGGTGCAAGGCCTATCCGTACAAGCCCGTGACGGCGCCACTCGCGCCGAGCTGGAAACGGTCATCACCTGCGCGATGGCCGCTTGGGACACGCTCACCTCCGCGCCGTCACACCCAGCGAGCTAG